A region of the Haematobia irritans isolate KBUSLIRL chromosome 5, ASM5000362v1, whole genome shotgun sequence genome:
TGTCCCTAAGTTCCGGTATTTTCaggacgggatttatcccgaatcctgggattttttattttgaatcccgaGATTTTTTtggatcccgaaaaaataatccaaatttGTTAAATGTGTGGATATTTTaggatttttattaataaactgaTGTCTTCACACAGTATAGACGACCCTTAAACCATATCTGCAATAAGATATATCTGATGAATCGTGGAATGTCTTGATATTTTTAAGTGATTTTTTAAAACCATACAGAAAAacagaaaatcctcaaaatcttTTGTTGAATACATTATGAAATAGCTTTCTAATTAATTTGTGTGTTCATAGTTTTTTGttcttaagttttttgttaataaaattgaattaaaacaaatttgctTAATGCACTACAATTtgctgtagattgttattagtcaaaatatttaaagaatcccgaaaaaAAACCCCGAGATCCCCGGATTCAATATTCCAAAATCCCGAATCCCGCGATTTATATAAATCGATACCGAATGACGGCCCTAATTCCCTTGTAAGCATCATATTATCATACTATCATAGGTCAAATTAGATAGTTAATCATAGGATAAGATTACTCCAAATTACTATGGGGCCAAACAATCGCTGACATCAGTTGGAAAACGGTTTCTTGTGGCGAATTCGAAAatctcaattttgtaaaaaccatagtcaaaaacacgattttattcaatttcaagaatgtttttgCCTAAAAAAGCATGTGATTTTTTATTACGgttccacacgaacacttttttttaaagaatcgCGTACTGAATAATGCGAACCATTACAGTTACAGTCGAAactcgagacaaaaataatctcttaatatttgaagaaaatcttaccaaaaaatacctaaaaaatattattttgcaaaaatttatttcttcagaaatttttgtcaaaattttatttcgaaagaaaattttgtaaaagttctattttggtacaaaatttcttttagaaaattttctttagaaatttttgtgaaaattttatttcggaagaaaattttgtaaaagttttatttcggtacagaattttgtcaaaattttatttatttagaaaattttgtaaaaattttatttctttagaaaattttatgaaaattttgtttctatacgagtagaatagtttgtcaaaattttgtgtctatagaataatttgtcaaaattttatttctacagaaaattttgttaaaattttatttcggtagaaaatgttgtcaaaactttatttctgttgaaaattttgtcaaaattttatttctataaaaagttgtgtcaaaattttatttctctacaagattttttcgaaattttatttctatagaaaatgttgtcaaaattttatttttatggcaaattttatcaaaattttatttttatagaaaatttttatttctataatattttttccaaatttttatttctataaaaaatttttccaaatttttatttctataaaaaaaaatttatttccgtagaaaatgttgtcaaaactttatttctgttgaaaatattgtcaaaattttatttcttttgaaattttgtcaaaattttatttctataaaaagttgtttcaaaattttatttctctacaagattttttcgaaattttatttctatagaaaattttccaaaattttatttctatagaaaattttccaaaattttatttctatagaaaattttccaaaattttatttctataaaaaatttttccacatttttatttgtataaaaatgtttcccaaatttttatttctataaaaaacaattatttctacagaaaatgttgctaaaattttatttcggtagaaaatgttgtcaaaactttatttttgttgaaaattttgtcaaaattttatttacgttgaaaattttgtcaaaattttatttctctacaagattttttcgaaattttatttctatagaaaattttccaaaattttatttttatagaaaatttttttcacaattttatttttatagaaaatttttcaaaatcttatttctataaaaagttgtgtcaaaattttatttctctacaagattttttcgaaatttctatagaaaatttttcaaaattttatttttatagaaaattttgtcaaaattttatttatatagaaaatttttcaaaattttatttctataaacattttttctaaatttttatttctataaaaaaaaattttatttctacagaaaattttgtcaaaattttatttcggtagaaaatgttgtcaaaactttatttctgttgaaaattttgtcaaaattttatttcccttgaaaattttgtcaaaattttatttctataaaaagttgtatcaaaattttatttctctacaagattttttcgaaattttatattttccaaaattttatttttatagaaaatttttcacaattttattcctataaacattttttccaaatttttatttctataaaaaaattttatttctacagaaaattttgttaaaattttatttcggtagaaaatgttgtcaaaactttatttctgttgaaaattttgtcaaaattttatttttgtagaaaattttttttacaattttatttttatagaaaatttttcaaaatcttatttctataaaaagttgtgtcaaaattttatttctctacaagattttttcgaaattttatttctatagaaaattttgtcaaaattttatttttatagaaaattttgtcaaaattttattgttctagaaaatttttcacaattttatttctataaaaaatttttccaaatttttatttctataaaaaaaaaaattttatttctacagaaaaaaaaaaatttttatttccgtagaaaatgttgtcaaaactttatttctgttgaaaattttgtcaaaatttaatttctataaaaagttgtgtcaaaattttatttctctacaagattttttcgaaattttatttctatagaaaattttgtcgaaattttacttttatagagaattttgtcacaattttatttttatagaaaattttgtcaaaattgtatttttatagaaaactagcgtaacccggcccgcttcgctgcgccttccgaagcgtatttttaggaacattttgcgttaacttagtcaaccatattcttcgtgctgaaaacaaattcgaaaagatttgaattctttcaaacaaatcgaactacttgctttttcgtttataggtacaactacggcggatatgcatatgtaaaacggttcgttttaaaaaatgtcggggagagggtgtacccttcaaattttttaaataatgttctgtcttcaagtagttggacaatcttctatatttcttgtgaattttaagtgtggcttGTCaaagaaaggtatccttctcctcaacatatctgaaagttaagcactatattatagtaacatacaaagaactactgcttcccatccaataaatcggaaaaaccaaaagtagtaaaaaattttaacacttcaacatttgctaaaatgttggaaaatgatgcactctctacgttggctgccaatttcatgtaaatttagattctttactaaaaagaagtctggcagaaacctgtgcaaaaatcatacaattatgtaccgagttcccatttacggacaaccctctactttcaatttaagaaaaaaacggacaaaagggaaccctctccccaccttcgctccactccgacctgatatcggactattatGTTCCCtgcattaatttcacaactactcaatggtccctataaattctatcgaagtaaatcgacaaagtttatttcaattttccccttccccaaccagatatcgaaaaatcatatactaattgtaaaatcatgtataaatttaatcgcctcctcccacgttccccgtaaatttcaagtagatcggaggtgtttaaattttgctctattgttttaaagggacgtcacattccccgatacaatatcgacaaacaccgtagtgaatagcacctctaactttccctgaaaattcttgaaactttccttcaagtgtgggacaaggaaggttgcctcttcgttcataaccttcccccgctgcctttgtaaatttcaagaaaacttaagattttttttgcagttttagaggaggtcctcctccccgaccaaatatcgaaaagtgatgtggcatatcttttgtaaacgtcccagaaaatgtcaagcaaattatgagcctaaaggggcggcctctcttccgtccaaatatcacaaaatcaggtatcaactattaatatcgtaacctctctctccccagtcctccgtaaatttcaagtaactcggtaaagtttaattgtttctctgtatgtacttaagagaagaggatgtctccctatgcccttttacttttattagaaaatcaggaacctgatataaatttcataacctcacccattttttccgtaaaatttcagtcgggggagtttagttttgttttcactgtatctttaaaaaaaagtcgggcaaaggggtggtccccctccccgatcaaatatcgaaaaataatgtagcggatttttgtctagatgccaaccccaacattcaatgaaaatttcaagcaagtcgcataattttgttgcaAGTTTCAAAAAatggggcaagggggaggtcccctcccCGTCCATATATGAAATCATCAAGTACCCCATatgaattccataacctcactgcatgttctctgtaaatctcagataatatagagaattttagttttttcactgtacttaaaaaaaagtcgaacaaaggggaggtctccCTCCGCCACAaattatcgaaatataaagtagcggatctttgtgtagatgccaaccccaaccttcaatgaaaatttcaagcaaattggtcaactttggcccaattttcaaaaagtccgacaaaggggaggtccccctccgcatgGACGCCCCtaccgatctctgaaagtttcacgtaaatcggttcagccgtttcggagccgtttcggagccgttTCGGAACATACAATCAAACAAAGAAACAAATACACAaatatagattgaattttatatatatatatatatatatatatatatatatatatatatatatatatatatatatatatatatatatatatatatatatatatatatatatatatatatatatatatttttttttttttttctttttgaaaaaaattttatagaaataaaattgtgaaaaattttctataaaaataaaattttgacaaaattttctatagaaataaaatttttaaaaattttctataaaaataaaatttttaaaaattttcaataaaaataaattttgacaaaattttctatagaaataataattcgaaaaaatcttgtagagaaccaaaattttgacacaactttttatagaatatatatatatatatatatatatatatatatatatatatatatatatatatatatatatatatatatatatatatatatatatatatatatatatatatatatatatatatatatatatatatatatatatatatatatatatatatatatatatatatatatatatatatatatatatatatatatatatacatatatagattttgacaaaattttatttttatagaaaattttgtcaaaattttatttttatagaaaatttttcacaatttcatttctatagaaaattttgtcaaaattttatttctataaaaagttgtgtaaaaattttatttctctacaagattttttcgaaattctatttctatagaaaattttgtcaaaaatttatttttatagaaaatttagtcaaaattttatttttatagaaaattttgtcaaaatttatttttatagaaaatttttaaaaattttatttttatagaaaatttcgtcaacatttatttttatagaaaatttttaaaaatgttatttctaaaaaaattttttccaaatttttatttctataaaatttttttccaaattttaatttcaattaaaaaaagttttatttctacagaaaattttgttaaaattttatttcggtagaaaatgttgtcgaaactttatttctgttgacaatttagtcaaaattttttttctataaaaagttgtgtcaaaattttggttctctacaagattttttcgaattattatttctatagaaaattttgtcaaaatttatttttatagaaaatttttaaaaattttatttctatagaaaattttgtcaaaattttatttttatagaaaattttgtcaaaattttacttttatagaaaatttttcacaattttatttatataaaatttttttcaaaatttttatttctatacaaattttttccaaatttttatttctataaaaaaaaatatttctacagaaaattttgttaaaattttatttcggtagaaaatgttgtcaaaactttatttctgttgaaaattttgtcacaattttatttctatagaaaagtttgtcaaaattttatttctataaaaagttgtgtcaaaattttatttctctacaagattttttcgaaattttatttctatataaaattttgtcaaaattttattgttatagaaaatttttttcgcaattttatttttataaaaattttttcaaaatttttatttctataaaaaaaaaattatttctacagaaaattttgttaaaattttatttcggtagaaaatgttgtcaaaactttatttctgttgaaaattttgtcacaattttatttcaatagaaaagtttgtcaaaattttatttctataaaaagatgtgtcaaaattttatttctctacaagattttttcgaaattttatttctatagaaaattttgtcaaaattttatttttataaaaaatttttcaaaattttatttctctacaaggtttttttccaaatttttatttctataaaaaaattttataaaaaataaattttttttttcaaatttttatttctataaaaaaaaaattatttctacagaaaattttgttaaaattttatttcggttgaaaatgttgtcaaaactttatttctgttgaaaattttgtcaaaattttatttctataaaaaattgtgtcaaaattgtatttctctacaagattttttcgaatttttatctttaattataaaaatttttttccaaatttttatttctataaacaatttttataaaaaataaaaattttttccaaatttttatttctataaaaaaaaattttatttctacagaaaattttgttaaaattttatttcggtagaaaatgttgtcaaaactttatttctgttgaaaattttgtcaaattttatttctatagaaaagtttgtcaaaatcgtatttctataaaaagttgtgtcaaaattttatttctctacaaggtttttttcgaaattttatttctatagaaaagtttgtcaaaattttatttctatagaaaattttgtcaaaattttatttctctacaaggtttttttccaaatttttatttctataaaaaaattttataaaaaataaattttttttttcaaatttttatttctataaaaaaaaaattatttctacagaaaattttgttaaaattttatttcggtagaaaatgttgtcaaaactttatttctgttgaaaattttgtcaaaattttatttctataaaaaattgtgtcaaaattgtatttctctacaagattttttcgaatttttatctttaattacctacagaaaatttatgaagtaccatgaattttaccaatctaccaatcagcagaattctaccaactgtgataaCCGTGATTACtatactacggtagtctttgtaagcggatataaaatgAGCTATATGCTAACTGCGACTCAACGAGCAAACGGAAATACAACGaacaaatgaaaattcaattatagTTTGACGCGTTATGTATATGGTTTAAGGTTTTAAGTCGCCTGTATCTCGTTATAACATGGCTCATTGATATTCATGAATTGCTGAATATAAGGTCGCTTTATTCATtcagaaaataatttatacatGTTCGCCACTTTGCTTGCAACTTTGTCAGATCATATAGAAGAAATGAAACTTATtgtttaaacaaaacaaaaatccatctaaattccaataaaaaaattgaacatttttcctaAGCCATTACATTTTATATATGTcataatgaaaaacattttttgtgataTCATTTCATGTTTGGTACCTTAGCTCATTGATTTAAAATCGATTCCACTTTagtgaaatattaatttatgataTATATCTTAATTATTGACTATTTCtctcttttaataatttttaacaaaatgtttaaagCAACAATGATCTCATTTCAACTATTaatctttttgtttttcttctttcaTATCATTGGTATCATCCGATTGAGCTTCTACGTCAGTTAAAGGTGTTTGCGGATATGCTTCACCATCAGCTACAGGGCAAGCATTATAATCCGTACCTGAATTCGATGGATTTTTACGTAGTTCTCGATATAGGCTAAATATGGGATACCAGATGGCAACCTGAATAgctgaaataagaaaaaaaaaaaaaaacaaaatacaaaaatacattttataagtattttgtattaatattttataaccaTTTTCATCAACTTACCAACAGAAATTAGGGATTGTAAAAGTGTACTCTGGTTGGGTATTAATTTCAAAAGATTCAAAACGACTGATATACCCACAATGAACACCCAAGGGGAAACAAACGGATGATGTTTCTAGAGAAgagacaaaacaaaatatattaattatatCATTAGTTATTTATTTGGTATCATTGAAGGTATTAATAggaataaaacaaatgaaaaaagtaaGTAACGATTTTTTGTGTAATCCTAATGAAATCAGTACAGATTTGcacaactaaaaaaattttgtatatttttttacttttttaaattttaatttcaacaaaataaatcattgaatgttttgaataacattttctatttataatAGAATAATCAGCAGAGTATAATGGGTATACAATTAGTTGGACGTAAAAATAGTTTATGGATAACGCGGCATCTAGCTGAGTTTcgctaaataaaaataaattctaaacACGGTAGCTACTCGacacaaaaattttaccaaaatttggagaaatttttaccaacaaaatttttcaaaagaaaattttatcaaaattttatttctatagaaaattttgtgaaatttttgatttctatagaaacttttgccaaattttgtttctatagaaaatttttacaaaaaattttctatagaaacaaaatttggcaaaagtttctatagaaatcaaaaatttcacaaaattttctatagaaataaaattttgactaaattttctatagaaataaaattttcacaaaattttctatagaaataaaattttgacaaaattttctacagaaataaaattttcacaatattttctataataaaattttgagtaaatttttgatagaaataaaattttgattaaattttcgatagaaataaaatttttagaaaattttctatagaaataaaattttgagaaaattttctatagaaataaaatgttgacaaaattttctatagaaataaaattttgacaaaattttctatagaaataaaatgttgacaaaatttgctatagaaataaaattttgacaaaatttgctatagaaatcaaaaatttgacaaaattttctatagaaaaaaaattctatagaaataaaatgttgacaaaattttctaagaaataaaattttgagaaaattttctatagaaaaaaattttgacaaaattttctatagaaataaaatgttgacaaaattttctatagaaataaagtttgacaaaattttctatagaaataaaattttgacaaaattttctatagaaataaaatgttgacaacattttctatagaaataaagttttgacaaaattttctatagaaataaaattttgacaaaatttcccaccaaaaaaatttggaagttcttccaaaggcacaactttaaaagcacttccagaagatgcacttccaatgatgttctttattttaactacccaggaagttcttttaattcaattttttataacttgatttgttcatactttaacccccattttcaggaagctccgttagtgctacgttagctaacgaacttttaaaccgtactatggacatgtctctcatcttgcctataaagggtgatttgttaagagcttgataacttttttttttaaaaaaaacgcataaaatttgcaaaatctcatcggttctttatttgaaacgttagattggtccatgacatttactttttgaagataatttcatttaaatgttgaccgcggctgcgtcttaggtggtccattcggaaagtccaattttgggcaactttttcgagcatttcggccggaatagcccgaatttcttcggaaatgttgtcttccaaagctggaatagttgctggcttatttctgtagactttagacttgacgtagccccacaaaaaatagtctaaaggcgtcaaatcgcatgatcttggtggccaacttaccggtccatttcttgagatgaattgttctccgaagttttccctcaaaatggccatagaatcgcgagctgtgtggcatgtagcgccatcttgttgaaaccacatgtcaaccaagttcagttcttccatttttggcaacaaaaagtttgttagcatcgaacgatagcgatcgccattcaccgtaacgttgcgtccaacagcatctttgaaaaaatacggtccaatgattccaccagcgtacaaaccacaccaaacagtgcatttttcgggatgcatgggcagttcttgaacggcttctggttgctcttcactccaaatgcggcaattttgcttatttacgtagccattcaaccagaaatgagcctcatcgctgaacaaaatttgtcgataaaaaagcggattttctgccaacttttctagggcccattcactgaaaattcgacgttgtggcagatcgttcggctattcatgatgaaatgtcaaagcatactgagcatctttctctttgacaccatgtctgaaatcccacgtgatctgtcaaatactaatgcatgaaaatcctaacctcaccctttatattccatatgccagttaggaacttaactactaaaaatttttcagttaaagttaaacgGAGAGaatatatttcgattttactttctgttaactgggagttaaagtctaacggacatACATGAAAATAGCCgtaaatgggtaattttaactttttttgtttcaaataggttaaaaacagagtaagaattcataaaatgttacaaatcatttaaattttgtcgaaaaaatgctaaattcaatctgaaaaaatttttaaattttaaacatatttgaggtcaaatgtttccgacaagcgttagaatccattaaaaattataaaaaatataaaaattatttatttgacaaaatatcacagaattttttaatttacatccaaaacattgaattcggatcacacctaaagaagtgatgcaaattcagtgcaacggctgttgaaatggaggacttctgtcctatgacaagcccatgttaaattcatcgcttctgcgtcaattttgcaccacttccggatcccaaaagaacattttcattacttttttggcgacgctttttttgctgggttactatagaaataaaattttgacaaaatttgctatagaaataaaattttgtaaaaattttatatagaaaaaaaatttgtaaaaattttctatacaaaaaaaattttgacaaaatttgctattgaaatgaaattttgtaaaaattttctatagaaataaaattttggcaaaatttcctatagaaatcaaaaatttgacaaaattttcgatagacataacattttgataaaattttctttcgagaaatttttctatagatataaaactttgagaaaattttctatagaaataaaattttgacaaaatttgctaaagaaataaaattttgacaaaattttctatagaaaaaaaaaaatctatagaaataaaattttgacaaaattttctatagaaataaaattttgacaaaattttctatagaaataaaattttgacaaaatttgctatagaaataaaattttgtaaaaattttatatagaaaaaaaattttgtaaaaattttctaaaaaataaaattttgacaaaatttgctatagaaatcaaaaatttcgatagacataaaattttgataaaattttcttttgagaaatttttctatagatataaaattttgagaaaattttctatagaaataaaattttgacaaaatttgctaaagaaataaaagtttgacaaaattttctataaaaataaaatgttgacaaaattgtctatagaaataaaattttttaaaaattttctatacaaataaaattttgacaaaatttgctatagaaataaattttgtaaaaatcggctataaaaaggaggtcccttgtcattgagcttaacatggaatcgggcagcactcagtgataagagagaagttcaccactgtggtatcacaatggactgaatagtctaagtgagcctgatacatcgggctgccacataacctaacctaacctatacaaataatattttgacaaaatttgatatagaaataaaattttgtaaaaattttctatagaaataaaattttggcaaaattttctataaaaatcaaaaattttacaaaattttcggtagacttaaaaatttcttttgagaaatttttctatagatataaaattttgagaaaattttctatagaaataaaattttgacaaaatttgctaaagaaataaaattttgaaaaaaatttctagagaaataatattttgacaaattattctatagaaataaaattttaagaaaatttctatagaaataaaattttgagaaaatttactatagaaataaaatgttgacaaaattttgtatagaaaaaaaatttcgacacaattttctttagaaataaaatattgacaaaatttcctatagagataaacattttacaaaacttttaaccacaaaaatttgataaatcacTGCggaataagatttttctatttggtagttttttggtaaaattttcataaaaatttggtagattatttttggctcgattgccAACCGTGGTtgctagtgtacaaaaaatggtAACAACACTAGAACATAAGCGCCGCCGATTATAATAATGTTTGCCGCTGTAACTGCCGATCGTCGCTCACCGCTATTATCCATTGACCCTAGGTCACAATAAATGGTGAATATTGTAGAGAAAAGACAGTATTAAATCCCTGGGCAGACCAACATTTCGGCCACAGGCcaaggacattccaacaggactcagcaccataACACTGAGCcaacgtcaaccaagaatggcttaaaaagtagGTTCCTCTGGATCCCAATCCgttgaaattttggagaaaatctcaATGTGTCAAACATATCAAAAAGGCGCTTTGCCGGAAATGGTCTAAAATACCGCAGAGTCATTTTTGTGCAGCATGTGATGGCTTTATCGGCCGTTTTAAGGACATAATTCGTgccgaaaccaaaaaaaaataaatttatcctaaaatttgatgttatttccggcATTTTGTGTCATTGAACAATTGTTGCATTACatgttttttccaaaattttgggaGCACTTAAAGAGTTTAATAATTGAAAATCTTGCCAGATTTGGACtttgtaataaataattttacctctactttagactttatttattttatttag
Encoded here:
- the LOC142238858 gene encoding uncharacterized protein LOC142238858; this translates as MANITLCNIIAYISAILTCLAGAYFCFVLTVNVKNLNQLINRPDGSVLVTTESDVALSAIDAISYVALFVASVLLIIGIKKKHHPFVSPWVFIVGISVVLNLLKLIPNQSTLLQSLISVAIQVAIWYPIFSLYRELRKNPSNSGTDYNACPVADGEAYPQTPLTDVEAQSDDTNDMKEEKQKD